Proteins encoded within one genomic window of Terriglobales bacterium:
- a CDS encoding DUF3467 domain-containing protein: protein MNIPGQPEIKLTNAADYRESYANSVQVRVNVWDFFLVFGTLQPQSETQVEVRNFQGIYLSPQQAKALLAVLQQNMVNYEQAFGEIKLDPRMAAGPVH, encoded by the coding sequence ATGAACATCCCTGGACAGCCGGAAATCAAGCTCACCAACGCCGCCGATTACCGCGAGTCCTACGCCAACAGCGTGCAGGTGCGCGTCAACGTGTGGGACTTCTTTCTCGTCTTCGGCACGCTGCAACCGCAAAGCGAGACCCAGGTTGAGGTGCGCAACTTTCAGGGCATCTACCTCAGCCCGCAGCAGGCCAAGGCGCTGCTCGCCGTGCTCCAGCAGAACATGGTGAACTACGAGCAGGCCTTCGGCGAAATCAAGCTCGACCCGCGCATGGCCGCCGGGCCGGTGCACTGA
- a CDS encoding pyridoxal phosphate-dependent aminotransferase has translation MIKLSEKAGRIQQSEIRIMSVESERVGGVNLAQGICDTEVPEPVRREAHASIERGQNQYTRLDGIGELRQAIAAKMRRYNRVECDAESEIVVTVGSTGGFYSACLAVLNPGDEVILFEPFYGYHLHTLEIVGAKPVFVTLRAPDWRFAASDLERLITPRTKAIVVNSPANPSGKVFTREELGWVAETAARHDLFVITDEIYEYFLYDGREHVSAASLPGMRERTITISGFSKTFSITGWRVGYAVCAERWAYAIGYFSDLAYICAPSPFQRAVAAGLNELGPGFYQALQAEYAHKRELLCSTLAEVGLTPSVPDGAYYVLADATALPGTTSKQKAMALLAETGVAAVPGASFYHDDAGENLLRFCFAKTGSDLEEACRRLRRL, from the coding sequence ATGATCAAACTCAGCGAAAAGGCGGGGCGGATACAGCAGTCGGAGATCCGCATCATGTCGGTGGAGTCCGAGCGGGTGGGCGGGGTGAACCTGGCGCAGGGGATCTGCGACACCGAGGTGCCGGAGCCGGTGCGGCGCGAGGCGCATGCCTCGATCGAGCGCGGGCAGAACCAGTACACGCGGCTGGACGGGATCGGCGAACTGCGGCAGGCGATTGCGGCGAAGATGCGCCGCTACAACCGCGTGGAGTGCGATGCGGAGAGCGAGATCGTGGTCACGGTCGGGTCGACGGGCGGGTTTTACTCGGCGTGCCTGGCGGTGCTGAATCCCGGCGACGAGGTAATCCTGTTCGAGCCGTTTTACGGCTACCACCTGCACACGCTGGAGATCGTGGGCGCGAAGCCGGTGTTCGTTACGCTGCGGGCGCCGGACTGGAGGTTTGCCGCATCGGACCTGGAGCGTCTGATCACGCCGCGGACGAAAGCCATCGTGGTGAACTCGCCGGCCAATCCCTCGGGCAAAGTGTTCACGCGCGAGGAGCTGGGCTGGGTGGCGGAGACGGCGGCGCGGCACGACCTGTTCGTGATCACCGACGAGATTTACGAGTACTTCCTCTACGACGGGCGCGAACATGTGAGCGCGGCGTCGTTGCCCGGCATGCGCGAGCGGACGATCACGATTTCGGGATTCTCGAAGACCTTCAGCATTACCGGATGGCGCGTGGGGTATGCGGTGTGCGCGGAGCGGTGGGCTTACGCGATCGGATACTTCAGCGACCTGGCGTATATATGCGCGCCGTCGCCGTTCCAGCGGGCCGTGGCGGCGGGGTTGAACGAGCTGGGCCCGGGGTTCTATCAGGCGCTGCAGGCCGAGTACGCGCACAAGCGCGAGCTGTTGTGCTCGACGCTGGCGGAGGTGGGGCTGACGCCTTCGGTTCCGGACGGGGCCTACTACGTTCTGGCGGATGCGACTGCGCTGCCGGGCACGACGAGCAAGCAGAAGGCGATGGCGCTGCTGGCGGAGACGGGCGTGGCGGCGGTGCCGGGCGCGAGCTTCTACCATGATGACGCGGGGGAGAATTTATTGCGGTTCTGCTTTGCGAAGACGGGTTCAGACCTGGAAGAGGCGTGCAGGCGGCTGCGGCGGTTGTGA